A stretch of Ipomoea triloba cultivar NCNSP0323 chromosome 13, ASM357664v1 DNA encodes these proteins:
- the LOC116002475 gene encoding 14 kDa proline-rich protein DC2.15-like: MAKAAAASSLTLFLALNLLFFTVVSSTNVPCPPPPPKHQPPSPSSSSQAGKCPKDALKLGVCANLLTDLLNLVVGSPATTPCCSLIAGLVDLEAAVCLCTAIKANILGINLDIPISLSLLLNNCGKNVPSGYQCQ, translated from the coding sequence ATGGCAAAGGCTGCAGCTGCTTCTTCACTTACCCTTTTCCTCGCCCTAAACCTTCTCTTCTTCACGGTGGTTAGCTCCACCAATGTGCCCTGccctccaccaccaccaaaaCATCAGCCACCGTCCCCCTCATCATCATCTCAGGCCGGCAAGTGCCCTAAAGATGCACTCAAACTAGGCGTGTGTGCTAACCTTTTGACTGACTTGCTCAACCTTGTCGTCGGAAGCCCCGCCACCACCCCTTGCTGCTCTCTCATTGCCGGTCTTGTCGACCTCGAAGCCGCCGTCTGCCTCTGCACCGCCATTAAAGCCAACATCCTCGGAATCAACCTCGACATTCCCATCTCCCTCAGCTTGCTGCTCAATAACTGCGGCAAGAATGTCCCTAGTGGATACCAATGCCAATAA